In Flammeovirgaceae bacterium, the sequence GGGGCGGAAAAGGCGTAAAAACTATTAATATTACGGCCAAAACTGGCAAGCTTGTTGCCATCAAGGACGTTGTTGATAAGGATGAATTGATGATTATTAACCGGTCGGGGATAACCATTCGGATAAAGGTCAGTGAATTACGGGTAATGGGCCGGGCAACACAGGGCGTTCGGCTGATTAAGTTGAACGATGACGACCGGATATCCTCGGTAGAAAAAATCCAACAAATGGATGATGTAGTTGAATAACTTTAAACTTGTAAATAACCTATAATGAAAAAAGCAATTGTTCTTCTTGTTGTAGCACTGCCAATGGTAGTGATGGCACAAAAACCAATAAAGCCAAACTTAAACAAGGCGCTTAGTTTATGGCAGTCGGGTAAACTGGATGAAGCCAAACAAATGATTGATGTTTGTGAAACAGACCCGAAACTTTCATTAGATCCCAAGACGTGGTTTTACAGTGGGTTAATATATTCTTCACTCGATACCACTCAAAACGAAAATTATAAGGCACTTGCCCCTAATGCTTTTGAAAAAGCCTTAGCTTCTCTTGCCAAGGCCGATGAGTTAAACAAAAACTCAAAAAATGAGTTGTTTTACACTGACAAAAACAGCTTTGTGCCCGTAACCCGGTCGATGATCACCGATAGAATGAGCGGGCATTACCTTAACCAGGGAGCAGCCGCCTACCAGGAAGATGACTTTAAAACAGCCCTCTTTAATTTCGACCGGGCACAAAAAGTTAAACCGGATGACACCACATCCTATTTCTATGCGGGTATTGTTGCCAATGCCGATGAGCAATATGACAGGGCTTCGAATTACATGAAAACCTATTTAAAAAATGGCGGTACAGCCGTTGAAGCTTATTACGTAATGATCAATGCCGCCTCGTTAACAGATAAAGCCAAAGCCATTGAAATTGCACGGGAAGCAAAAACCAAATACCCCAAGAATGTAGAATTACCTAAAATGGAGATTCAGTACCTTATTGAACTTGACCGTGTCCAGGAAGCTAAAGCAGGCCTGGAGGTAGCTTTAAAAAGCGAACCAAACAATGTTGTTCTGCATTATTTTCTGGCCTACACAAATTTTAAAATGGGCAATTATGAAGCAGCAAAGACTAGTTGTGAGAATGCGTTAAAGATTGATCCTAACTCATTCGATGCACAATTGCTTTTGGCGAAAGCCTACTTTGTTGATGCGGAAGTCATTAAAAAGCAGATGTCTTCCCTTGGAATAACTGAAGCTGATAAGAAAAAGCGGTTTGAATTAGATAAGGTTTATGTTGAAAAACTGAAAGTAGCGCTGCCCTATTGGGAAAAAGCAGAAAAACTTAATCCGAATGATTCGGAAGTTCTTGATGCACTGTACCTCATCTATGGTGATCTCGACAACCAGGCCGGTATTAAGCGGATTGAAAAACGGTACAAAGAACTGGGTCTTGATAACTGATATTCGGCAACGCCATTAATAAAAAAGCCGGAATGAATCTTTTCATTCCGGCTTTTTCTTTTGAATTTAGGTCGTTCAAGCTTATCAATATTTATCCCGTGAAAAGGTATCAACTTCTTGCTGCCGGACTATTCCTTATCGGGCATGTACATGCCCAACAAACCACTCTCCAGCCCGTCAACTTTGCATCGGTGACCATTGCCGATGGTTTTTGGAAGCCCCGGCTACAAACTGTAGCCACAAAAACACTGGAAGCATGTATTCTTCAAACGGAAGTAAAAACACCCCGAATCCGAAATTTCGA encodes:
- a CDS encoding tetratricopeptide repeat protein is translated as MKKAIVLLVVALPMVVMAQKPIKPNLNKALSLWQSGKLDEAKQMIDVCETDPKLSLDPKTWFYSGLIYSSLDTTQNENYKALAPNAFEKALASLAKADELNKNSKNELFYTDKNSFVPVTRSMITDRMSGHYLNQGAAAYQEDDFKTALFNFDRAQKVKPDDTTSYFYAGIVANADEQYDRASNYMKTYLKNGGTAVEAYYVMINAASLTDKAKAIEIAREAKTKYPKNVELPKMEIQYLIELDRVQEAKAGLEVALKSEPNNVVLHYFLAYTNFKMGNYEAAKTSCENALKIDPNSFDAQLLLAKAYFVDAEVIKKQMSSLGITEADKKKRFELDKVYVEKLKVALPYWEKAEKLNPNDSEVLDALYLIYGDLDNQAGIKRIEKRYKELGLDN